Proteins encoded in a region of the Polyangiaceae bacterium genome:
- the radC gene encoding DNA repair protein RadC, translated as MTTRQRIVRSLNTRSASGAIGVAEAKFSTGWSSATGTLISDDTLVETALKLISTKLVRGDRLESPRATRQYLSLRFASLEHEVFCCLWLDNRHRVIACDELFRGTIDGASVHPREVVKQALVQNAAAVILAHNHPSGVAEPSQADELITQRLKDALAIVDIRVLDHLIVAGDQVVSLAERGVL; from the coding sequence ATGACCACACGGCAGCGCATCGTTCGTTCCCTCAACACTCGTTCGGCCTCCGGCGCCATTGGCGTCGCCGAGGCGAAGTTCAGCACGGGCTGGTCGTCGGCGACCGGCACCCTGATCAGTGACGACACCCTCGTGGAGACTGCCCTCAAGCTCATCTCGACGAAGCTGGTGCGGGGCGATCGGCTGGAGAGTCCGAGAGCCACCCGGCAGTACCTGAGCCTGCGGTTCGCCAGTCTGGAGCACGAGGTCTTCTGCTGCCTGTGGCTCGACAACCGTCATCGGGTGATTGCCTGTGACGAGCTGTTCCGCGGGACCATCGACGGTGCCAGCGTCCACCCCCGGGAGGTGGTCAAGCAGGCGCTGGTGCAGAACGCCGCGGCGGTCATTCTGGCGCACAACCACCCGTCCGGCGTGGCCGAGCCCAGCCAGGCGGATGAGCTGATCACGCAGCGTCTGAAGGATGCCCTGGCCATCGTGGACATCCGCGTTCTGGACCACCTGATCGTGGCCGGCGACCAGGTGGTGTCGCTCGCGGA
- a CDS encoding DUF932 domain-containing protein, whose protein sequence is MNAVSNSLTFSTVSSAFTGSLSLDALRARVPAVFAPAAHQSLSPKYTFIPTERVLSGLMSAGFVPVDARQAISRRGSPVHARHILRLRRRYETVQLRDSIPEIVFLNSHDGSSAYQLRMGLFRVVCTNGMIVSRGAFPAYCVSHRGNVVDEVVAAALNIAERFESLAGQVERMEHRQLFKDEQHDFADRALALRFEDAALAGMQPSALLAVRRVDDAGADLWSVLNRVQENLMRGGLSRRSASGRLTRTRRISSIREDVRINSGLWDLASGLLTV, encoded by the coding sequence ATGAATGCCGTTTCCAACTCGCTGACGTTCTCCACCGTGTCCAGTGCCTTCACGGGTTCGCTGTCGCTCGACGCGCTGCGCGCCCGGGTGCCAGCTGTGTTCGCGCCAGCAGCGCACCAGAGCCTGAGTCCGAAGTACACCTTCATCCCCACCGAGCGTGTGCTGTCGGGGTTGATGAGCGCAGGGTTCGTGCCGGTCGATGCACGCCAGGCGATCTCGCGGCGCGGCAGTCCGGTGCATGCGCGTCACATCCTGCGGCTGCGTCGTCGCTACGAGACCGTCCAGCTTCGTGACAGCATCCCGGAGATTGTCTTCCTCAACAGCCACGATGGCAGTAGCGCGTACCAGCTGCGCATGGGACTGTTCCGCGTGGTCTGCACCAACGGGATGATCGTCTCGCGTGGTGCCTTTCCGGCCTACTGCGTATCTCATCGCGGCAACGTCGTCGATGAGGTCGTCGCTGCGGCACTCAACATCGCGGAGCGTTTCGAGTCGCTGGCCGGTCAGGTCGAACGCATGGAGCATCGGCAGCTGTTCAAGGACGAGCAGCACGACTTCGCCGACCGCGCGTTGGCGTTGCGGTTCGAGGACGCGGCGTTGGCCGGCATGCAGCCTTCGGCGTTGCTGGCGGTGCGGCGCGTCGACGACGCGGGCGCCGATCTGTGGAGCGTGCTGAACCGCGTGCAGGAGAACCTGATGCGTGGCGGCCTCAGCCGGCGGTCGGCGTCGGGCCGTCTGACCCGTACCCGTCGCATCAGCTCGATCCGCGAGGACGTGCGCATCAACAGTGGCCTGTGGGACCTGGCGTCCGGGCTGCTCACTGTTTGA
- a CDS encoding antirestriction protein — protein sequence MNTSTTTVERVEAWLVPEHARIGTLPRHFGMHMLTVEGRIYDFLSQFCPSYDGGMWQFFELSNGGFYMSPPEDSYELTIHGNGFRGPMSADAAGITVCLFAFSHLSFEYTTDIISRHYHWLLEYAKDHVEASAIFAAID from the coding sequence ATGAACACTTCCACAACGACTGTCGAGAGGGTTGAAGCCTGGCTGGTGCCGGAGCATGCCCGCATTGGAACGCTGCCGCGTCACTTCGGCATGCACATGCTCACCGTCGAGGGTCGCATCTACGACTTCCTGTCGCAGTTCTGCCCGTCCTATGACGGCGGCATGTGGCAATTCTTCGAACTGAGCAACGGCGGGTTCTACATGAGCCCTCCCGAGGACAGTTACGAACTCACGATCCACGGCAACGGATTCCGTGGGCCCATGAGCGCGGATGCAGCGGGCATCACGGTGTGCCTGTTTGCCTTCAGCCACCTGTCCTTCGAGTACACCACCGACATCATCAGCCGGCACTACCACTGGCTCCTCGAGTACGCGAAGGATCACGTGGAGGCGAGTGCGATCTTCGCGGCCATCGACTGA